One part of the Granulicella arctica genome encodes these proteins:
- a CDS encoding glycoside hydrolase family 2 protein translates to MTPLKHSLAALLVLAAATGIAAAQSQPTVLVDIDHRTTVSLDGDWHTIVDPYFGGLYSFHHQIKKDGYFQDAEPANKNQLIEYNFAKSPTLKVPGDWNTQRDSLFYYEGPLWYERKFDFTPKPSTHIYFHIGAANYRAKLWINGQHICDHEGGFTPFDCEITDALKPGQNSAVINVDNTRLEDGVPTLNTDWWNYGGLTRDVSLVTLPEAFVDDYDLHLSRADRKTIEGYVHVEHANAGATVHVSIPELKVETDATTNAEGRAPITLTPQTLQLWSPETPRLYKVNISSGPDMLTDDMGFRTIEVQGTKILLNGNPIFLRGICIHAEAPYRTGRAYSEKDVDTLLGWAHELGANFVRLAHYPHDERMTRAADRMGILVWSEIPDYWALQFDNPAVLIKAEQQLHEEQRRDRDKASIILWSVANETPNNPARTAFLTTMADKAREYDPTRLVTAALLVHGEGNTKIVDDPLGKALDVIGTNEYIGWYERTPEDAAKTTWNIAYDKPLIMSEWGGGAKAGLHGPDTQRWTEEYQADIYRNQLIMLNKIPQLRGTTPWVLMDFRSPVRLLPGIQDNYNRKGIIAPDGEKKKAFFVLQKAYQDKTLGKAE, encoded by the coding sequence ATGACTCCCCTTAAACATTCCCTCGCTGCACTCCTCGTCCTCGCCGCCGCTACCGGCATCGCTGCTGCCCAGTCCCAGCCCACCGTGCTCGTCGACATCGACCACCGCACCACCGTCAGCCTCGACGGCGACTGGCACACCATCGTCGATCCCTACTTCGGCGGCCTTTACAGCTTCCATCACCAGATCAAGAAGGACGGCTACTTCCAGGATGCCGAACCCGCCAACAAAAACCAACTCATCGAGTACAACTTCGCAAAATCCCCCACTCTCAAGGTCCCCGGCGACTGGAACACCCAGCGCGACTCCCTCTTCTACTACGAAGGCCCGCTCTGGTACGAGCGCAAGTTCGACTTCACCCCCAAGCCCAGCACCCACATTTACTTCCACATCGGCGCAGCCAACTACCGTGCCAAGCTCTGGATCAACGGCCAGCACATCTGCGACCACGAGGGCGGCTTCACCCCCTTCGACTGTGAGATCACCGACGCCCTCAAACCCGGCCAGAACTCTGCCGTCATCAACGTCGACAACACCCGCCTCGAAGACGGCGTCCCCACCCTCAACACCGACTGGTGGAACTACGGCGGCCTCACCCGCGACGTCTCCCTCGTCACCCTCCCCGAGGCCTTCGTCGACGACTACGACCTCCACCTCAGCCGCGCCGACCGCAAGACCATCGAAGGCTACGTCCACGTCGAGCACGCCAACGCCGGCGCAACCGTCCACGTCAGCATCCCTGAGCTCAAGGTCGAAACCGACGCCACCACCAACGCCGAAGGCCGCGCCCCCATCACCCTGACCCCGCAAACCCTACAGCTCTGGTCCCCCGAAACCCCACGCCTGTACAAGGTAAACATCTCCAGCGGTCCCGATATGCTCACCGACGACATGGGCTTCCGCACCATCGAGGTCCAGGGCACCAAGATCCTCCTCAACGGCAATCCCATCTTCCTGCGCGGCATCTGCATCCACGCCGAGGCACCCTACCGGACCGGCCGCGCTTACTCTGAAAAAGATGTCGACACCCTCCTCGGCTGGGCGCATGAGTTAGGCGCCAACTTCGTCCGCCTCGCGCACTACCCCCACGACGAGCGCATGACCCGCGCCGCCGACCGCATGGGCATCCTCGTCTGGAGCGAGATTCCCGACTACTGGGCGCTCCAGTTCGACAACCCCGCCGTCCTCATCAAAGCCGAGCAGCAGCTCCACGAAGAGCAGCGCCGCGACCGCGACAAAGCCTCCATCATCCTCTGGTCCGTCGCCAACGAAACCCCCAATAATCCAGCCCGCACCGCCTTCCTCACCACTATGGCCGACAAGGCACGCGAGTACGACCCCACCCGTCTCGTCACCGCCGCCCTGCTCGTCCACGGCGAAGGCAACACCAAGATCGTCGATGATCCCCTCGGCAAAGCCCTCGACGTCATCGGCACCAACGAGTACATCGGCTGGTACGAGAGGACCCCCGAGGACGCCGCCAAGACCACCTGGAACATCGCCTACGACAAGCCCCTCATCATGAGCGAGTGGGGCGGCGGAGCCAAAGCCGGACTCCACGGCCCCGACACCCAGCGCTGGACTGAGGAGTACCAGGCCGACATCTACCGTAATCAGCTCATCATGCTCAACAAAATTCCCCAGCTCCGCGGCACCACGCCCTGGGTCCTCATGGACTTCCGCTCACCCGTCCGCCTGCTCCCCGGCATTCAGGACAACTACAACCGCAAGGGCATCATCGCCCCCGATGGCGAGAAGAAGAAAGCCTTCTTCGTCCTCCAGAAGGCATACCAGGACAAAACCCTCGGCAAAGCCGAATAA
- a CDS encoding DinB family protein, which translates to MAVTYAHETPLAELDPVELGIRLAELVAETMVWLEGVSGLRASVAPAEGKWSAKETMGHLVDSAVNNLQRIVRLEVALDSELEVRAQGYEQDGWVRAQRYADKEWSQVLELWRTLNEHIGWTMRQVSREHLARICAFPDTQVTMGFLMEDYIAHIEYHLRALREWL; encoded by the coding sequence ATGGCAGTGACGTATGCGCATGAGACACCTTTGGCGGAGTTGGACCCGGTGGAGTTGGGGATTCGGCTGGCTGAGCTGGTGGCGGAGACGATGGTGTGGCTGGAGGGGGTCTCGGGTTTGCGGGCGAGTGTGGCTCCGGCGGAGGGGAAGTGGTCTGCGAAGGAGACGATGGGGCACCTGGTGGATTCGGCGGTGAACAACCTACAGCGGATCGTTCGGCTGGAGGTGGCGCTGGATAGTGAGCTGGAGGTGCGGGCGCAGGGATATGAGCAGGACGGGTGGGTGCGAGCGCAGCGCTATGCCGATAAGGAGTGGTCGCAGGTGCTGGAGCTTTGGCGGACACTGAACGAGCACATCGGCTGGACGATGCGGCAGGTGTCGCGGGAGCATCTGGCGCGGATCTGTGCCTTTCCGGATACTCAGGTGACGATGGGCTTTTTGATGGAAGATTACATCGCCCACATCGAGTACCATCTGAGGGCTTTGAGGGAGTGGCTGTAG
- a CDS encoding GumC family protein, with translation MRVAQLQEPLTDQDRSLGNEEFRYFQLLLVLLRDRFRIAVVTFISLLIGAVIAFSMKATFTATATILPPQAPQSTASALMGQLSSLAGLGAGGASSLLKNPADIYVAMLQSRTISDHIIQQFHLKSLWKQNKLEDTRKALQKHAQFEAAKDGLIVISVKDPSPTLATDMANAFVDELYRMNATLAITEAGQRRVFFDQQLQEEKSALAAAEDELRATQEKTGIIELSGQSAMAIRTIAETGAELRSREVELQAIRSYATDQNPDVSKLQTQIEALRQQLAVQENDQKGMLPGDTQVPAGRVPGEGLEYVRKLREVKYHQALLDLLTRQFEAARIDEAKSAPIIQVIDRAVPSDKKSGPPRMLITLGFGFVGFCFACFWVFCRRALARMRQNHTSAVLLDQLSTILHIRL, from the coding sequence ATGAGAGTTGCGCAGCTACAAGAACCGCTGACTGACCAGGATCGCTCTTTAGGGAACGAGGAGTTCCGCTATTTTCAGTTGCTTTTAGTTCTGCTTCGGGATCGCTTCCGCATTGCGGTTGTCACTTTCATTTCGCTTCTTATTGGAGCGGTGATCGCCTTTTCGATGAAGGCTACTTTTACCGCGACCGCAACAATTCTCCCACCCCAGGCGCCGCAGTCCACTGCCTCAGCCCTGATGGGTCAGCTGAGTTCGCTGGCGGGACTCGGGGCGGGCGGAGCATCGAGCCTGCTCAAGAATCCTGCTGACATTTACGTGGCGATGCTTCAAAGCCGAACGATCAGCGATCATATCATCCAGCAGTTCCATCTTAAATCTCTCTGGAAGCAGAATAAGCTGGAGGACACGCGCAAGGCTCTTCAGAAACATGCACAGTTTGAGGCTGCTAAGGATGGGCTGATCGTCATCTCAGTAAAAGATCCTAGTCCGACGTTAGCCACTGATATGGCCAATGCTTTTGTGGATGAGCTATATCGGATGAACGCCACTCTAGCGATTACTGAAGCTGGCCAGAGGCGAGTCTTCTTCGATCAGCAACTTCAAGAAGAAAAGAGCGCTCTGGCGGCTGCTGAGGATGAACTGCGGGCGACACAGGAAAAAACTGGCATCATTGAGCTGTCTGGACAGTCGGCAATGGCTATCCGTACGATTGCGGAGACCGGAGCTGAACTGCGGAGTCGCGAAGTTGAATTGCAGGCGATACGATCCTATGCAACGGATCAAAATCCGGATGTCAGCAAATTGCAAACCCAAATTGAGGCTCTTCGCCAGCAACTGGCTGTTCAGGAAAACGACCAGAAAGGCATGCTCCCGGGCGATACCCAGGTGCCTGCAGGGCGGGTGCCTGGCGAGGGTCTGGAGTACGTGAGAAAATTGAGAGAGGTCAAGTATCATCAGGCGCTCTTGGATCTGCTGACGCGGCAGTTTGAGGCTGCGCGGATCGATGAGGCAAAATCAGCACCGATCATCCAGGTTATCGATCGTGCTGTTCCTTCTGATAAGAAGTCGGGTCCTCCTCGCATGTTGATCACTCTGGGTTTTGGCTTCGTTGGGTTTTGCTTCGCATGTTTCTGGGTCTTTTGTCGAAGAGCTCTTGCGCGCATGCGGCAGAATCATACGTCTGCGGTTCTACTAGATCAGCTGAGCACGATTCTTCACATACGCTTGTAA
- a CDS encoding nitroreductase family protein, translating into MSQDLEAVKHGPADSGVEDIILKRWSPRAFSDKAVSSADLTKIFTAAGWAASSYGESPWRFLVGRKGDETYAKILDSLVEFNQGWAKSAPVLILSAGKKTFTQNGQPNWYALHDTGAASATLSLEAIALGIHTHGMGGFDKDKARANFNIPDDFEIGAVWALGYLGDPDSLSGGMQQAEKAPRSRKPLHEFVFAAWDEPATL; encoded by the coding sequence ATGTCTCAAGATCTCGAAGCTGTTAAGCACGGCCCGGCCGATTCCGGTGTCGAGGACATCATTCTCAAGCGCTGGAGTCCCCGTGCTTTTTCGGACAAAGCTGTCAGTAGCGCAGATTTGACCAAAATCTTCACCGCTGCTGGCTGGGCAGCGTCCAGCTATGGTGAGTCCCCCTGGCGTTTCCTTGTGGGCAGGAAGGGTGACGAAACCTATGCGAAGATCCTCGACTCGCTCGTCGAGTTCAATCAAGGCTGGGCAAAGTCCGCTCCCGTGCTGATTCTGTCGGCTGGCAAAAAGACCTTCACGCAGAACGGTCAGCCGAACTGGTATGCGTTGCATGACACTGGAGCGGCCTCGGCCACGCTCTCGCTCGAGGCGATTGCGCTGGGAATCCACACCCATGGCATGGGTGGTTTCGATAAAGATAAGGCGCGCGCGAACTTTAATATTCCCGATGATTTTGAGATCGGGGCAGTCTGGGCGCTTGGTTACCTTGGCGATCCCGACTCGCTCTCCGGGGGGATGCAGCAGGCGGAAAAGGCTCCTCGAAGCCGGAAGCCGCTCCATGAGTTTGTCTTCGCTGCATGGGATGAGCCAGCGACCCTTTGA
- a CDS encoding glycosyltransferase family 4 protein: MGMNYISSTNQKLRVAIDCRMNDFRQGIGTAVQALAKALSDSKIEEQEYTFIVRESLRDCLAPYIYGPCHLETISDSKLSGIKAALRWIAPLRFLWKKVRGAAVHVQNSDGYVESRGFDVVHFPTQVAYLTKIPTIYQPWDLQHLHYPQFFSKEEFARREREYRAFCDHASCVCVQAEWTKQDVIQHFGLAKEKLEVIPWGPVFDAYQDPSEEECRNAVSKYKLPQSFFFYPAVTWPHKNHEVILRALHLLANKGDFVPHVYFTGASTDYRSTLDELSRQLRVSEKVHYLGFVTPAELQAIFKVATAMIFASKFEGFGLPILEAFHARLPVLSSTASTLPEIARDGALYFDPDSPAELSGLMKDILDSPRLRQNLVEKGSLTLLGYSMDKTAVSLQGLYARTAAGALQSSQLSKKDEQKSVRG; the protein is encoded by the coding sequence ATGGGAATGAATTACATAAGCTCTACCAATCAAAAACTGCGCGTCGCAATCGACTGTAGAATGAATGATTTCCGACAGGGAATCGGCACTGCGGTGCAGGCTTTGGCGAAGGCGCTTTCTGATTCAAAGATTGAGGAGCAGGAATACACTTTCATTGTTCGCGAGAGCCTGCGAGATTGCCTGGCACCATATATCTACGGACCGTGTCATCTTGAGACGATTTCTGACTCCAAGCTATCTGGAATCAAGGCGGCCCTTCGTTGGATTGCACCGCTTCGTTTTCTTTGGAAAAAGGTTCGCGGCGCGGCCGTGCATGTTCAAAATTCGGATGGTTATGTAGAGTCTCGGGGCTTTGATGTGGTTCACTTTCCAACTCAAGTGGCTTACTTGACGAAGATTCCCACGATTTATCAGCCTTGGGATCTGCAACATCTGCATTATCCGCAATTCTTTTCTAAGGAAGAGTTTGCGCGCCGCGAGAGGGAGTATCGTGCTTTTTGTGACCATGCTTCCTGTGTATGTGTCCAAGCTGAGTGGACTAAGCAAGATGTTATCCAGCATTTCGGATTAGCTAAGGAAAAATTGGAGGTAATTCCCTGGGGGCCCGTTTTTGATGCCTACCAGGATCCCTCAGAGGAAGAATGCCGAAATGCAGTTAGCAAATATAAGCTTCCACAAAGTTTTTTCTTCTATCCTGCTGTTACCTGGCCGCATAAGAATCATGAGGTTATCCTCCGCGCTCTTCATCTCCTCGCGAACAAAGGGGACTTCGTCCCACATGTCTACTTCACCGGAGCATCCACAGATTACCGCTCGACTCTAGATGAACTCTCCCGGCAGTTAAGGGTATCTGAAAAGGTGCACTACCTAGGGTTTGTGACGCCGGCGGAGCTTCAAGCGATTTTCAAAGTCGCAACGGCGATGATCTTTGCCAGCAAGTTCGAGGGTTTCGGGCTTCCCATTCTAGAAGCATTCCACGCTCGTCTACCCGTTCTATCTTCAACTGCCAGCACCTTACCCGAAATTGCCCGGGACGGTGCCCTGTATTTTGATCCGGACTCCCCTGCGGAGCTCTCGGGCTTGATGAAGGATATTCTTGACTCGCCAAGGCTGCGGCAGAACCTTGTTGAGAAGGGTTCACTCACCCTTTTGGGGTACTCGATGGACAAAACAGCGGTGAGTCTTCAGGGGCTCTATGCGAGAACTGCTGCGGGGGCTTTGCAGAGTAGCCAGCTCTCTAAAAAAGATGAGCAGAAATCTGTAAGAGGGTAG
- a CDS encoding SLC13 family permease gives MFSPAAAHLLLIAIVAISIVCMLVRPRGIAEVYWVGAGALLLIVLRLIPLRLAGHAVAEGMDVYLFLTGMMVLSELARVYGVFDWLASVAVHRARGSRVRLFMLMYGVGTLVTIFLSNDATAVVLTPAVLSAVRKSKAEPLPYLFACALIANAASFVLPISNPANLVVFRNGMPSLPHWLASFALPSLLAIVATYWVLRWYFRRELKGSIDADIAVELLSGDGRLVLVGILSVAGVLLAASAMDKDLGLPTCISAIVIAAIVSIKARANPGEIVRDISWSVLPLVAGLFILVEAMSAIGALRYAQAALVWVQHLPSAVGVLLTVAVVGVGNNVVNNLPLGLIAGSTITAAHAQGLIVHTILIAVDLGPNLSVTGSLATILWLVALRREGLHVSFGRFLRVGLVAMPIALGAATVGAFFMRWVMGRV, from the coding sequence ATGTTTTCTCCCGCTGCGGCTCATTTGCTTCTTATTGCGATTGTTGCGATCAGCATCGTGTGCATGCTTGTGCGTCCACGTGGTATTGCCGAGGTCTATTGGGTGGGTGCTGGTGCTTTGCTGTTAATTGTATTGCGACTGATTCCGTTGCGTCTTGCAGGGCATGCGGTTGCGGAGGGGATGGATGTCTACCTCTTCCTGACTGGGATGATGGTGCTCTCGGAGCTGGCTCGTGTGTATGGCGTCTTCGACTGGCTGGCTTCGGTGGCGGTGCATCGGGCGCGGGGCTCGCGGGTTCGTCTCTTTATGCTGATGTATGGTGTCGGGACGCTGGTGACGATCTTCCTGTCAAACGATGCGACGGCGGTTGTGCTGACGCCGGCGGTGTTGAGCGCGGTGCGTAAGTCGAAGGCGGAGCCGCTGCCGTACCTCTTCGCGTGTGCGCTCATCGCCAACGCTGCGTCTTTTGTGTTGCCGATATCGAACCCGGCGAATCTGGTGGTCTTTCGCAACGGGATGCCATCGTTGCCGCATTGGCTGGCCTCGTTTGCTTTGCCGTCGCTGCTCGCGATTGTTGCGACGTATTGGGTGTTGCGGTGGTATTTTCGTCGGGAGTTGAAGGGAAGTATCGACGCGGACATCGCAGTGGAGTTGCTGAGCGGAGATGGGCGGCTGGTGCTGGTGGGCATTCTCTCGGTGGCTGGGGTGCTGCTTGCCGCTTCGGCGATGGACAAGGACCTGGGATTGCCGACCTGTATCTCGGCGATTGTTATTGCGGCTATCGTCTCTATTAAAGCCCGCGCCAATCCGGGCGAGATCGTCCGCGATATCAGCTGGAGCGTGCTGCCGCTAGTTGCGGGGCTCTTTATCCTGGTTGAGGCGATGAGCGCGATCGGAGCGCTTCGTTATGCGCAGGCTGCGCTTGTGTGGGTGCAACATCTTCCATCCGCGGTTGGCGTGCTGCTCACTGTTGCAGTCGTCGGCGTCGGGAACAATGTGGTCAATAACCTGCCGCTCGGGTTGATTGCGGGCAGTACGATTACGGCGGCTCATGCTCAGGGGCTTATCGTTCATACGATCCTGATTGCTGTCGATCTTGGTCCGAACCTGTCGGTCACGGGTTCGCTGGCAACGATTCTTTGGTTAGTCGCTCTGCGACGCGAAGGATTGCATGTAAGCTTTGGGAGATTTCTGAGGGTGGGGCTGGTTGCTATGCCGATAGCGCTGGGAGCGGCGACGGTTGGTGCGTTTTTTATGCGGTGGGTGATGGGGAGGGTTTAG
- a CDS encoding GDP-mannose 4,6-dehydratase: MGKRVLICGISGQDGTYLAKLLLDRNYEVWGTSRDAEMTTFSNLRRLGIYDSVRLTSLNLRDTGSIIGLLRRVRPDEIFYLAGQSSVGLSFEQPVETIESIALGTLSLLEAIRLSDRDVRFYNAGSTECFGDTGGGVANEGTQFHPRSPYAVAKASAYWTVANYREAYGMFACTGILSNHDSPLRPRRFVTSKIIHAVASLALRRDVHIALGNLEIERDWGWSPDYVEAIAMMLEQPEAEDYIIATGQSHTLTQFVETAFELIGKDWNAHVTIDKHLMRPTDILWNKVDPSKAADRLGWKAKNGMKEVISMMLEAEMRSLREKQIKQ, from the coding sequence ATGGGAAAGCGCGTGCTCATTTGTGGTATCTCTGGGCAAGATGGAACCTATCTTGCGAAACTGCTGTTAGACCGGAACTATGAGGTCTGGGGGACTTCGCGCGATGCTGAGATGACTACGTTCAGCAATCTGAGAAGACTCGGAATCTATGATTCAGTCCGACTTACCTCCCTGAATTTACGGGATACGGGAAGCATCATCGGATTGCTTCGGCGTGTGCGTCCGGACGAAATTTTCTATCTGGCAGGTCAGAGTTCTGTTGGACTTTCTTTTGAACAGCCTGTCGAGACCATCGAAAGTATTGCTTTGGGTACGCTCTCCTTGCTCGAAGCGATCCGGCTATCTGATCGCGACGTGCGCTTTTACAATGCCGGCTCGACGGAATGCTTCGGGGACACGGGGGGTGGTGTGGCCAACGAAGGCACGCAATTTCATCCGCGTAGTCCGTATGCTGTAGCCAAAGCATCCGCATATTGGACTGTTGCAAACTATCGAGAAGCGTACGGCATGTTTGCTTGTACTGGAATTCTATCGAATCATGATTCTCCGCTGCGACCAAGGCGATTCGTTACCAGCAAGATCATTCATGCGGTGGCATCCCTAGCTCTGAGGCGGGATGTGCATATCGCGCTCGGCAATCTGGAAATTGAAAGAGACTGGGGTTGGTCTCCTGACTATGTCGAAGCCATTGCCATGATGCTTGAGCAGCCTGAAGCGGAGGATTACATCATCGCAACAGGTCAAAGCCACACCTTGACTCAGTTTGTCGAGACGGCATTCGAGCTTATCGGCAAAGATTGGAATGCACATGTCACGATCGACAAGCACCTGATGCGGCCGACTGACATTCTTTGGAATAAGGTTGATCCATCCAAAGCTGCAGACCGGCTTGGCTGGAAGGCCAAAAACGGCATGAAAGAAGTGATCAGCATGATGCTTGAAGCAGAGATGAGGAGCCTGCGTGAGAAGCAGATAAAGCAGTGA
- a CDS encoding YraN family protein, which yields MRLGSSWIDVQEWCLGWVDWVAARTLRGAGVAPHLATGLRGERSALFHLRRLGYTVVAQRWTSAKMRGDVDLIGWDGEWLCFVEVKTRTARDMSPAESAVDGDKQRMVRGLARAYLRAFPEENRRRIPVRFDVVSVYLLESGAEFEVFRGAFQWQ from the coding sequence ATGCGACTCGGAAGCAGTTGGATCGATGTGCAGGAGTGGTGTCTGGGGTGGGTGGATTGGGTGGCGGCGCGGACGCTGCGTGGGGCGGGGGTGGCTCCGCATCTGGCGACTGGGCTGCGTGGGGAGCGGTCGGCTCTGTTTCATCTGCGGCGGCTGGGGTATACGGTGGTGGCGCAGCGGTGGACGAGCGCGAAGATGCGTGGGGATGTGGACCTGATCGGGTGGGATGGGGAGTGGCTGTGTTTCGTTGAGGTGAAGACACGCACGGCGAGGGATATGAGTCCGGCGGAGTCGGCGGTGGACGGGGATAAGCAGCGGATGGTGCGTGGGTTGGCGCGGGCCTATCTGCGGGCGTTTCCGGAGGAGAACCGGCGGAGGATTCCGGTGCGTTTCGATGTGGTTTCGGTGTATTTATTGGAGAGCGGTGCAGAGTTTGAAGTCTTTCGAGGAGCGTTCCAATGGCAGTGA
- a CDS encoding lipopolysaccharide biosynthesis protein, whose protein sequence is MRFFLLPPDGSSLNDDTRGAERNRRAAITGSVATMARAVQVGSSLITVPLTLKYLGNERFGLWMTISSVLAMAAFADFGIGNGVLNTVAKAFGKDDQESIRKAVSSGFAVLTTISAALIVLFFSAYRFVNWADFFRVASPQARAEAGPALAVFSTCFAINICMDVVQRVQLGLQQGYRYSLWQLIGSLAGFIGVLSGIWFRVSLPVLVVAIAGAPILATTLNAIHFFGFVRPDLRPMRTFVESNVIAQIARLGGLFFILQVVVAVSYSADNFIIARTLGAVNVPEYSIPQRMFALITMMSGMLVAPLWPAYSEALSRGHMDWVRRTLGRSLLLVFVLTSTASLVVLLTGHQLIHWWVGSRIHPSFLLLLGLAIWTVIACCGDALAIFMNGVEMLRFQVIVATIFGAGCVVTKVLFVRHFGIAGVPWATLTAYLLLNGLPCALYVPRFFRQVGT, encoded by the coding sequence ATGCGTTTCTTTCTCCTTCCGCCAGATGGAAGCAGCCTGAATGACGACACTCGCGGCGCAGAGCGAAATCGCCGCGCCGCGATCACAGGTAGCGTTGCAACCATGGCGCGCGCGGTGCAGGTGGGCAGTTCATTGATCACCGTACCGCTCACTCTGAAGTATCTGGGAAACGAACGCTTCGGCCTCTGGATGACGATCAGTTCCGTGTTAGCCATGGCAGCATTCGCTGACTTCGGCATCGGCAACGGCGTTCTGAATACCGTTGCCAAAGCCTTCGGCAAGGATGACCAAGAAAGCATCCGCAAGGCTGTATCAAGCGGTTTCGCCGTCCTTACCACCATCTCTGCCGCTCTAATTGTGCTTTTCTTCTCCGCCTATCGTTTCGTCAACTGGGCCGACTTCTTCCGCGTCGCCTCTCCGCAGGCCCGCGCAGAAGCCGGGCCCGCGCTCGCTGTCTTCTCCACATGCTTCGCCATCAATATCTGCATGGATGTCGTCCAGCGTGTCCAGCTCGGCCTGCAGCAAGGCTATCGCTACAGCCTCTGGCAACTTATCGGGAGCCTTGCTGGTTTTATCGGCGTGCTATCTGGCATTTGGTTCCGTGTCAGCCTGCCTGTTCTCGTGGTTGCCATCGCTGGCGCGCCTATCCTCGCGACAACGCTGAATGCGATCCACTTCTTTGGGTTTGTGCGCCCCGACCTGCGCCCTATGCGTACTTTTGTGGAAAGCAATGTGATCGCCCAGATTGCCAGGCTTGGCGGCCTGTTTTTCATCCTCCAAGTCGTCGTGGCCGTCTCGTATTCAGCCGACAACTTCATCATCGCCCGAACACTGGGAGCTGTGAATGTTCCAGAGTATTCAATCCCGCAACGCATGTTCGCGCTCATCACAATGATGTCGGGAATGTTAGTCGCTCCACTATGGCCGGCCTACAGCGAGGCCCTCTCACGAGGACACATGGACTGGGTGCGGCGTACCCTCGGACGGTCACTGCTTCTCGTGTTCGTCTTGACCTCGACAGCATCGTTGGTGGTGCTACTTACTGGTCATCAATTAATTCATTGGTGGGTAGGCTCCCGTATTCATCCATCGTTCCTCTTGCTACTAGGTCTGGCCATTTGGACCGTCATAGCCTGTTGTGGCGACGCTCTCGCGATATTTATGAATGGCGTAGAGATGCTGAGATTTCAGGTGATAGTCGCCACCATCTTTGGAGCGGGATGCGTTGTAACCAAGGTCCTATTCGTGAGGCATTTTGGGATAGCAGGCGTCCCTTGGGCCACCCTAACCGCATACCTATTGCTCAATGGTTTACCCTGCGCTCTTTACGTTCCCCGTTTCTTCCGGCAGGTAGGCACTTAG